From the genome of Hymenobacter sp. PAMC 26628, one region includes:
- the priA gene encoding replication restart helicase PriA produces MTLALDFVSPTPASTPDRVTLFVDVILPLPLPRLYTYRVPFELNDNVVIGGRVIVQFGAKKTLSCIVAAVHETPPANYQAKYILEFIDDAPVVTQPQLKLFRWMADYYLCTLGEVINAALPAALKLSSESRIQLHPGFSREENEYPLTAQEEIIIDALGTVSDGKALTFTEVGDLLGIASFHKVIKSLMQKDVIFLFEHTADKYAPKVLKKVRLAHRYVSAGALEELFNVLGSKPKQLDALLHYLQRVPVVQNEHANHAGLEKAALTSSPRLSASAVNTLIKNGVLEQFDQIVSRFPMDDGAATQPNFDLTAAQLAARDEIMLHFGARDIALLHGVTGSGKTEIYIDLIQQALAGGGQVLYLLPEIALTAQIVTRLLRVFGARLGVYHSKFSDNERVEVWNGVLGGRFQVVVGVRSAVFLPFDNLSLIIVDEEHESSYKQYDPAPRYNAREVALMMGSFQGAKVLLGSATPAVETYYQARQGRYGLVTLSKRFGEAGMPDVELVDTRKAREQKTMHNHFTADLLGEIERKLGAQEQVILFQNRRGYAPVVACDDCGWIPKCANCAVSLSYHKHSHELRCHYCGYHESMVVKCPACGSRAVKTVGFGTEKIEDDLKIMLPQANVQRMDLDTTRAKNSYQQIISDFEKQNTNVLVGTQMVTKGLDFANVSLVGIINADSIIHYPDFRAHERAYQMFVQVSGRAGRKGKKGKVLIQTADPTQVIFDKVMRNDYEEFYNYEITQRHEHGYPPFTRIIKMTVKHVEQGVGEKAAILLAQELVARLGAGAVLGPEAPYIFRIRNFFLQEITIKLERAHTVLRHAKEQIGEAMDVVRDQKEFKQARLVADVDPM; encoded by the coding sequence TTGACCTTAGCGCTTGATTTTGTTTCGCCTACCCCGGCCAGCACCCCCGATCGGGTGACGCTGTTCGTGGACGTGATTTTACCCCTGCCGCTGCCCCGGCTCTACACCTACCGCGTGCCGTTCGAGCTGAATGACAACGTGGTGATTGGCGGGCGCGTCATCGTGCAGTTTGGAGCCAAAAAGACGCTGAGCTGCATCGTGGCGGCCGTGCACGAGACGCCGCCGGCCAACTACCAGGCCAAGTACATCCTCGAATTTATTGACGACGCGCCCGTCGTCACCCAGCCGCAGCTGAAGTTATTCCGCTGGATGGCGGACTATTACCTCTGCACGCTGGGCGAGGTGATTAACGCCGCGCTGCCGGCCGCGCTCAAGCTCAGCTCGGAGTCGCGCATCCAGTTGCACCCCGGGTTCTCGCGCGAGGAAAACGAGTACCCGCTCACGGCCCAGGAGGAAATCATCATCGACGCGCTGGGCACGGTGAGCGACGGCAAGGCCCTGACCTTTACCGAAGTGGGCGACCTGCTGGGCATCGCCTCGTTCCACAAGGTTATCAAGTCCTTGATGCAGAAGGACGTGATTTTCCTCTTCGAGCACACTGCCGACAAGTACGCGCCCAAGGTACTAAAAAAGGTGCGCCTAGCCCATCGCTACGTGAGCGCCGGGGCCCTGGAGGAGCTGTTCAACGTGCTGGGCAGCAAGCCCAAGCAGCTTGACGCGCTGCTGCACTACTTGCAGCGCGTGCCCGTAGTGCAGAACGAACACGCCAACCACGCGGGCCTCGAAAAAGCGGCCCTTACCAGCAGCCCGCGCCTGTCGGCTTCGGCGGTGAACACGCTGATTAAAAACGGCGTGCTGGAGCAGTTCGACCAGATTGTGTCGCGCTTCCCGATGGACGACGGCGCGGCCACCCAGCCCAATTTCGACCTCACCGCGGCCCAGCTCGCGGCGCGCGACGAGATTATGCTGCACTTTGGGGCCCGCGACATTGCCTTGCTGCACGGCGTAACGGGCTCGGGCAAGACCGAGATTTACATCGACCTGATTCAGCAAGCGCTGGCCGGCGGCGGGCAGGTGCTGTACCTGCTGCCTGAAATTGCCCTCACGGCCCAGATTGTGACCCGGCTGCTGCGCGTATTCGGGGCCCGGCTGGGCGTGTACCACTCCAAATTCTCGGATAATGAGCGGGTGGAGGTGTGGAACGGCGTGCTCGGCGGGCGCTTCCAGGTGGTGGTGGGCGTGCGCTCGGCGGTGTTTCTGCCCTTCGACAACCTCTCGCTCATCATCGTGGACGAGGAGCACGAGTCGAGCTACAAGCAGTACGATCCCGCCCCGCGCTACAACGCCCGCGAAGTGGCCCTGATGATGGGCAGCTTCCAGGGCGCTAAGGTGCTGCTGGGCTCGGCCACGCCGGCCGTTGAAACCTACTACCAGGCGCGCCAGGGCCGCTACGGGCTCGTCACGCTCAGCAAGCGCTTCGGCGAGGCCGGCATGCCCGACGTGGAGCTGGTGGACACCCGCAAGGCCCGCGAGCAGAAGACGATGCACAACCATTTCACGGCCGACTTGCTGGGCGAAATCGAGCGCAAGCTGGGGGCCCAGGAGCAGGTCATCCTGTTCCAGAACCGGCGCGGCTACGCCCCGGTGGTGGCCTGCGACGACTGCGGCTGGATTCCGAAGTGCGCGAACTGCGCCGTGAGCCTGAGCTACCACAAGCACAGCCACGAGCTGCGCTGCCACTACTGCGGCTACCACGAAAGCATGGTGGTTAAGTGCCCCGCCTGCGGCTCGCGGGCTGTGAAAACGGTGGGCTTCGGCACCGAAAAGATTGAGGACGACCTGAAAATTATGCTGCCCCAGGCCAACGTGCAGCGTATGGACCTGGACACGACCCGCGCCAAAAACTCGTACCAGCAAATTATTTCCGACTTCGAGAAGCAAAACACCAACGTGCTGGTGGGCACCCAGATGGTGACCAAGGGCCTCGATTTTGCCAACGTGAGCCTGGTGGGCATTATCAACGCCGACAGCATCATCCATTACCCCGACTTCCGGGCCCACGAGCGGGCCTACCAAATGTTTGTGCAGGTGAGCGGCCGGGCCGGGCGCAAGGGCAAAAAAGGCAAGGTGCTGATTCAGACCGCCGACCCCACGCAGGTCATCTTCGACAAGGTGATGCGCAACGACTACGAGGAGTTTTACAACTACGAAATCACCCAGCGCCACGAGCACGGCTACCCGCCCTTCACCCGCATCATCAAAATGACGGTGAAGCACGTGGAGCAGGGCGTGGGCGAAAAAGCGGCCATTTTGCTCGCGCAAGAGCTGGTGGCGCGCCTGGGCGCGGGCGCCGTGCTGGGCCCCGAGGCGCCTTACATTTTCCGCATCCGCAACTTCTTCTTGCAGGAAATCACCATCAAGCTGGAGCGGGCCCATACTGTCCTTCGGCACGCCAAGGAGCAAATTGGCGAGGCAATGGACGTAGTACGCGACCAAAAGGAATTCAAGCAAGCCCGCCTGGTGGCCGACGTGGACCCGATGTAG
- a CDS encoding class I SAM-dependent methyltransferase has product MPTETATTGRVEPLVASAPATPLPDTSGYELAPPRDPNGIGKYYMGRQIAHVMGHEGADWLERGDRSQEEGTDLLLKELKLKPTDVVADIGAGTGYFSFRMARLVPKGQVLAVDIQPEMIAELTANKAKNHLANVRPVLGTASNPNLPAGAVDLVLIVDAYHEFDYPREMGRAIRQALRPSTGRLALVEYRAEDPNVPIKRIHKMDVAQARKEMAAVGLEFAGTIETLPQQHLLLFRRPK; this is encoded by the coding sequence ATGCCTACCGAAACCGCCACTACTGGCCGCGTGGAACCCTTGGTGGCCTCCGCCCCCGCCACGCCGTTGCCCGATACCAGCGGCTACGAGCTGGCCCCGCCCCGCGACCCTAACGGCATCGGCAAGTACTACATGGGCCGCCAAATTGCCCACGTAATGGGCCACGAAGGCGCCGACTGGCTGGAGCGTGGCGACCGCAGCCAGGAAGAAGGCACGGACTTGCTACTCAAAGAGCTAAAGCTGAAGCCTACCGATGTGGTGGCCGACATTGGGGCCGGCACGGGTTACTTCTCGTTTCGGATGGCCCGGTTAGTGCCCAAAGGGCAGGTGTTGGCCGTCGACATTCAGCCCGAGATGATTGCCGAGCTGACCGCCAACAAGGCCAAAAACCACCTAGCCAACGTGCGCCCCGTGTTGGGCACGGCCAGCAACCCCAACCTGCCCGCCGGCGCCGTGGACCTAGTGCTGATCGTGGACGCCTACCACGAATTCGACTACCCGCGCGAGATGGGCCGGGCCATCCGGCAGGCCCTGCGCCCCAGCACCGGCCGCCTGGCCCTGGTCGAGTACCGTGCCGAAGATCCCAACGTGCCCATCAAGCGCATCCACAAGATGGACGTAGCCCAGGCCCGCAAGGAAATGGCGGCCGTGGGCCTAGAGTTTGCCGGCACCATCGAAACCCTGCCCCAGCAGCACCTGCTACTATTCCGCCGGCCCAAGTAG
- a CDS encoding S-adenosylmethionine:tRNA ribosyltransferase-isomerase yields MNPPTDPRQLAIQDFVYDLPPGRIAPEPLPDRAASRLLVSRGGVIQDRTFRDLPAELPAGALLVFNDTKVVRARLLAHRPTGGAVELFCLEPVAPHRALEPALAQAEACTWRCLVGNGRRWKEGPVAVEFTTPDGQPATLWAIRQAREAGGTVLIDFYWAPGALTFAEVLQGAGHLPLPPYLGRPDTAADAVRYQTVYAAHEGAVAAPTAGLHFTPELLAELRAQGFATAHVTLHVGAGTFQPVKAARMAEHPMHTEPLLVTAALLRQLLAHRPRPVIAVGTTSLRTLESLYWLGAALAAGAPVGPELAVGQWQPYENAADVSAEEALGALLRHLEASGTDTLQASTRLLIGPGYRFRLVQGLITNFHQPESTLLLLVAALLGPGWRAVYNHALAHGYRFLSYGDSSLLLPG; encoded by the coding sequence ATGAACCCGCCAACGGACCCGCGCCAGCTCGCAATCCAAGATTTTGTTTACGATTTGCCGCCCGGGCGCATTGCCCCGGAGCCCCTGCCCGACCGCGCCGCCAGCCGCTTGCTGGTGAGCCGGGGCGGCGTTATCCAGGACCGCACCTTCCGCGACTTGCCCGCCGAACTGCCCGCCGGGGCCCTGCTGGTGTTCAACGACACCAAGGTGGTGCGGGCCCGGCTGCTGGCCCACCGCCCCACCGGTGGGGCGGTAGAGTTGTTCTGCCTGGAGCCCGTGGCCCCGCACCGGGCCCTGGAGCCCGCCCTGGCCCAGGCCGAAGCCTGCACCTGGCGCTGCCTGGTGGGCAACGGCCGCCGTTGGAAAGAGGGCCCCGTGGCCGTCGAATTCACCACCCCCGACGGCCAGCCCGCCACCCTGTGGGCCATCCGCCAAGCCCGCGAGGCCGGCGGCACCGTCCTCATCGACTTCTACTGGGCACCCGGGGCCCTCACCTTTGCCGAGGTGCTGCAAGGCGCTGGCCACCTGCCGCTGCCGCCTTACCTGGGCCGCCCCGACACCGCCGCCGATGCCGTACGCTACCAAACCGTGTACGCCGCCCACGAAGGCGCCGTGGCCGCTCCCACCGCCGGCCTGCACTTCACGCCCGAGTTGCTGGCTGAGCTGCGCGCCCAAGGCTTTGCCACAGCGCACGTCACGCTGCACGTGGGGGCCGGCACCTTCCAGCCCGTGAAGGCCGCCCGCATGGCCGAGCACCCCATGCACACCGAGCCGCTGCTGGTGACGGCTGCGCTGCTGCGCCAGCTGCTGGCCCACCGGCCGCGGCCGGTCATCGCCGTGGGCACCACCAGCCTGCGCACCCTCGAAAGCCTGTACTGGCTGGGCGCCGCGCTGGCCGCGGGGGCCCCGGTGGGCCCCGAGCTGGCCGTGGGCCAGTGGCAGCCGTACGAAAACGCCGCCGACGTCTCCGCCGAAGAGGCCTTGGGGGCCCTGTTGCGCCACCTCGAAGCCAGCGGTACCGACACGCTCCAGGCCAGCACCCGGCTGCTCATCGGGCCCGGCTACCGCTTCCGGCTGGTGCAGGGGCTCATCACCAATTTCCACCAGCCCGAAAGCACCTTGCTCCTGCTGGTGGCGGCCCTATTGGGCCCCGGCTGGCGCGCCGTGTACAACCACGCCCTGGCCCACGGCTACCGGTTTCTGAGCTACGGCGACAGCTCGCTGCTACTGCCGGGATAA
- a CDS encoding prohibitin family protein, which yields MFLVIIGFFILMVGLNASRFSERVERLRGGLIFLGSALLILGASFSTLVQVGVGQVGVQTLFGQVQQRVLQPGLSLVNPLVDVTRFDTRTQNYTMSAVRNEGQQAGDDAIRVLSADGLEVVIDLTVLYHVVPAQAPKILATIGEDYQDKIVRAISRTRIRDNAVYYDAVALYSTRREEFQARILAAIEKDFRTNGLQLDQLLIRNIQLPQSVKASIESKISAEQDAQKMQFVLQKEKQEAERKRVEAQGIADYQRIVNTELSDKLLQYENIKANQAIATSPNAKVIIMGGGRGAQPQLLIGDK from the coding sequence ATGTTCTTGGTCATAATTGGTTTCTTTATTTTGATGGTGGGGCTCAACGCCAGCCGCTTCTCGGAGCGCGTGGAGCGGCTGCGTGGCGGCCTCATCTTCCTGGGCAGCGCGCTGCTCATTCTAGGTGCTTCCTTTAGCACGCTGGTGCAGGTGGGCGTGGGCCAGGTGGGCGTGCAAACGCTGTTTGGGCAGGTGCAGCAGCGCGTGCTCCAGCCCGGCCTGAGCTTGGTGAACCCGCTCGTGGACGTGACGCGCTTCGACACCCGCACCCAGAACTACACCATGTCGGCGGTGCGCAACGAGGGCCAGCAGGCCGGCGACGACGCCATCCGGGTGCTGTCGGCCGACGGGCTGGAAGTGGTCATCGACCTCACCGTGCTCTACCACGTGGTACCGGCCCAGGCCCCTAAAATCCTGGCCACCATCGGCGAGGACTACCAGGACAAAATTGTGCGGGCCATTTCGCGCACCCGCATCCGCGACAACGCCGTGTACTACGACGCCGTGGCGCTGTACTCTACGCGGCGCGAGGAGTTCCAGGCCCGCATTTTGGCAGCCATCGAGAAGGACTTCCGCACCAACGGCCTCCAGCTCGACCAGCTTCTCATCCGCAACATCCAGCTCCCGCAGTCGGTGAAAGCCAGCATCGAAAGCAAGATTTCGGCCGAGCAGGATGCCCAGAAAATGCAGTTCGTGCTGCAAAAGGAAAAGCAGGAAGCCGAGCGCAAGCGCGTAGAAGCCCAGGGCATCGCCGACTACCAGCGCATCGTGAACACCGAGTTGAGCGACAAGCTGCTACAGTACGAGAACATCAAGGCCAACCAGGCCATTGCTACCTCGCCCAACGCCAAGGTCATCATCATGGGCGGCGGCCGCGGGGCCCAGCCGCAGCTACTCATCGGGGATAAGTAG
- a CDS encoding RagB/SusD family nutrient uptake outer membrane protein — MKSNFIWPACVLALGLSLSACKDALDINPQQSIDASTAYGTSQKVGAAVVGIYARLDNSSLYGTDLVLVPELLGGNGYINWDGSFQNYRQLRAHTQISNNSNAENIWTQAYDAINQCNLILANLAAVTDAGQKSQYEGEASFIRGSMYFELVRLYAQQYKPGGGNTQDGVPINLVPVTAVEQADVKLARSTVEDVYAQAIKDLQNAVAKLPAQNITRASKYSAEAMLSRVYLQQGNYPAARTAANDVINNSGASLIGSVAAVFANRNSAESLFEIQQNDQNNAGTSNSGLATFFAGYSPNGDQGVLYGRGDVRVLPGFANLYGYGSGDVRGTDSLSAITTKTLIYLSDGNNKAGRLRTLKWRTYGQNIPIIRLAEMYLTRAECDVRAGKAASALDDVNTIRARSGASIKPAVTLADVLLERQLELAFEGFRVHDLKRTGQAVGTLPADSPLLILPIPQREINNNTNLKQNAGY, encoded by the coding sequence ATGAAAAGTAACTTTATTTGGCCGGCCTGTGTGCTGGCGCTGGGCCTGAGCTTATCGGCTTGCAAGGACGCGCTGGACATCAACCCGCAGCAAAGCATTGACGCTTCCACGGCCTATGGTACGTCGCAGAAAGTGGGCGCGGCAGTGGTGGGAATTTATGCCCGCCTCGACAATTCCAGTTTGTACGGCACGGACCTGGTACTGGTGCCCGAGCTGTTGGGCGGCAACGGCTATATCAACTGGGACGGGTCTTTCCAAAACTACCGGCAATTGCGGGCCCACACGCAAATATCGAACAACTCTAACGCGGAAAATATCTGGACGCAAGCATACGATGCCATCAACCAGTGCAACCTGATTTTGGCTAATTTGGCGGCCGTAACGGACGCGGGCCAAAAAAGCCAGTACGAAGGCGAGGCCTCGTTTATTCGGGGCTCGATGTATTTCGAGTTGGTGCGCCTCTACGCCCAGCAGTACAAGCCGGGCGGCGGCAACACCCAGGACGGCGTTCCTATCAACTTGGTGCCCGTGACGGCGGTGGAGCAGGCTGACGTTAAGCTCGCCCGAAGCACCGTTGAGGACGTGTACGCCCAGGCCATCAAAGACCTGCAAAACGCCGTGGCGAAGCTGCCAGCCCAGAACATTACCCGAGCCTCCAAGTATTCGGCCGAGGCCATGCTCTCCCGGGTATACTTGCAGCAGGGCAACTACCCGGCGGCCCGAACGGCGGCCAACGACGTAATCAATAACAGCGGGGCCAGCCTGATTGGCTCGGTAGCGGCGGTATTTGCCAACCGCAACAGCGCCGAAAGTCTGTTCGAGATTCAGCAGAACGACCAGAACAACGCCGGTACCAGTAACAGCGGTTTGGCCACCTTTTTTGCTGGATACAGCCCCAACGGCGACCAGGGCGTGCTCTACGGCCGGGGTGATGTGCGGGTGCTGCCCGGCTTTGCCAACTTGTACGGCTACGGCAGCGGCGACGTGCGGGGCACGGATTCGCTTTCAGCCATCACCACGAAAACGCTCATCTACCTTAGCGACGGCAACAACAAGGCGGGCCGGCTGCGCACGCTGAAATGGCGCACCTACGGCCAAAACATTCCCATCATTCGGCTGGCTGAAATGTACCTCACCCGGGCCGAGTGCGATGTCCGGGCCGGCAAGGCCGCTTCGGCGCTGGACGACGTAAACACCATCAGGGCGCGCTCGGGGGCCTCAATAAAGCCCGCCGTCACATTGGCTGACGTGTTGCTGGAGCGCCAGTTAGAGCTGGCGTTCGAAGGGTTTCGCGTTCATGATTTGAAGCGCACGGGCCAGGCAGTTGGCACTTTGCCGGCCGACAGTCCACTGCTGATACTCCCGATTCCGCAGCGTGAAATTAACAACAACACTAATTTGAAGCAAAACGCCGGGTACTAA
- a CDS encoding SusC/RagA family TonB-linked outer membrane protein, whose amino-acid sequence MKMRIFTHYRLLLLLISWLAAAPAWAQTQAVSGRVLGSDSGALPGVTVLEQGTTNGATTGADGTYRLSVGPRASLVFSSVGYATQTIAVGGQSIVNVTLQASATELSEAVVVGYGTQNKADLTGSVVQISAKEVENQPVTSFEQSIQGRVPGVVINQGSGKLGQGINIQVRGTSSVTASSRPLYVIDGVPVTSQDPSQAGDEPLNPLADLNPNDIESISILKDASASAIYGSRASNGVVLITTKKGKQGQTKVTLGYYYGTSAPTRLRQFLNADQYRTLLSESMRNGLNISPTDPNADYPTIEAAFAGEGGIDYKSTYDTPWDRLAFRNNGKYKLFGSDAASVSQYDFSAAGGDAKTRFYISGTFNDQKGIIIGNRFRRGSLRLNLDHSVTESVRVGLNVSLARTVNERVSGDNAFSNPLQLNALTPLQTAYDPTTGLLNPATIYYNNLIDQSLGSNRAGTYRSFSTAYVNWTPIKGLTLRSEIGGDFLNLNEDLVRGAGTQDGGASGYAYNAQTQTVNYTNNNTATYAFDLSEDHHFDVLVGESYQRNDQKLTAAEGRGFPTTEFTRIASAAIKTGGNTSFGTGYSFLSYFARVNYNFRGKYLLSGSVRRDGSSRFGINKRYGNFGAGSIGYLLSEESFLKGSTVVNYLKVRASYGLTGNAEIGNFNSRRFVSAQPYADQSGIAPDANIGNPNLSWENTKQVDLGLEFGFLNNRISGEVDVYQKNTTGLLLNRQLQLTSGYTTITENVGALRNKGLEIALNGRILDGSFKLSVGGNISFNRNLITDLPTPIIPTGNTISRVQQGEPLGVFYAKKYAGVDPTNGDALYYAADGTTTNKYALATVQKVGDPNPKYTGGVNITASFKGFDLSALGQFSEGGSIYNAAGVYQSANADYLDNQTTDQLNRWQKAGDITEVPQARYGASNGTQTSSRWVQDGSFFRIKNVTLGYNLPATLVKHGYLQTVRIYLTGQNLATFTKYTGYDPEVNTYGLGAANYLLGHDFYTPPLNKTYLLGVNIGF is encoded by the coding sequence ATGAAAATGAGAATCTTTACGCACTACCGGTTGCTACTGCTACTGATAAGTTGGCTCGCGGCCGCGCCTGCTTGGGCCCAGACCCAAGCTGTTAGCGGCCGGGTTTTGGGCTCGGACAGCGGGGCCCTACCCGGCGTAACCGTACTGGAGCAAGGCACCACCAACGGCGCCACCACCGGCGCCGACGGCACCTACCGCCTGAGCGTGGGGCCCCGCGCTTCGCTAGTGTTCAGCTCCGTGGGCTACGCCACCCAAACCATTGCCGTGGGCGGCCAATCTATCGTTAACGTAACGCTGCAAGCCAGCGCCACCGAGCTAAGCGAGGCCGTGGTAGTGGGCTACGGCACCCAAAACAAGGCCGACCTGACGGGTTCGGTGGTGCAGATTTCGGCTAAAGAAGTCGAAAACCAGCCCGTGACCAGCTTCGAGCAGTCCATTCAGGGCCGCGTACCGGGGGTAGTCATCAACCAGGGCAGCGGTAAGCTGGGGCAGGGCATCAACATTCAGGTGCGCGGTACCTCATCGGTGACGGCCTCCAGCCGTCCGCTGTATGTGATTGATGGGGTTCCCGTTACCTCCCAGGACCCGTCGCAAGCCGGTGACGAGCCCTTGAACCCGCTGGCTGACCTCAATCCCAACGATATTGAAAGCATCAGCATTTTGAAAGACGCTTCGGCCTCGGCCATCTACGGCTCGCGGGCCTCGAACGGGGTGGTGCTCATTACCACCAAGAAAGGCAAGCAGGGCCAAACGAAAGTCACTTTGGGCTACTACTATGGAACCAGTGCCCCCACCCGGCTGCGCCAGTTTTTAAACGCCGACCAGTATCGGACGCTGCTCAGCGAGTCGATGCGCAATGGATTGAACATCAGTCCTACCGACCCTAACGCTGATTATCCTACAATAGAGGCCGCTTTCGCTGGGGAGGGCGGTATCGACTACAAATCTACTTACGATACGCCCTGGGACCGTCTGGCGTTTCGTAACAACGGCAAGTACAAGCTTTTCGGAAGCGACGCGGCCAGTGTGTCTCAGTATGATTTCAGCGCGGCGGGCGGGGATGCTAAAACGCGGTTCTATATAAGCGGCACTTTTAACGACCAAAAAGGCATCATCATTGGCAACCGCTTCCGGCGGGGTAGCCTGCGCCTCAACCTCGACCACAGCGTAACCGAGAGCGTGCGCGTCGGCCTGAACGTGTCGTTGGCGCGAACCGTGAACGAGCGGGTGTCGGGCGATAATGCTTTTTCGAACCCATTGCAGCTCAACGCGCTTACGCCGTTGCAAACAGCCTACGACCCCACTACCGGTTTGCTCAACCCGGCAACTATCTACTACAACAACCTGATTGACCAATCGCTCGGCTCGAACCGGGCCGGCACTTACCGCTCGTTCAGTACGGCCTACGTCAATTGGACGCCGATAAAGGGCTTGACGCTGCGCTCAGAAATTGGCGGGGACTTCCTCAACCTCAACGAAGACTTGGTGCGCGGAGCCGGCACCCAGGACGGTGGGGCCTCGGGCTACGCCTACAACGCGCAAACCCAGACCGTCAACTACACCAATAACAATACGGCTACTTATGCTTTCGACCTCAGCGAAGACCATCATTTTGATGTGCTGGTGGGTGAATCGTACCAGAGGAATGACCAGAAGCTGACAGCGGCCGAGGGCCGGGGCTTTCCCACGACTGAGTTCACGCGCATCGCCAGCGCAGCCATCAAAACTGGTGGCAATACTTCGTTTGGCACCGGCTACTCGTTCCTGTCGTATTTCGCTCGTGTCAACTACAATTTCCGCGGCAAGTACTTGCTCTCGGGTAGTGTGCGGCGCGACGGCTCGTCGCGCTTCGGGATTAATAAACGCTACGGGAACTTTGGAGCCGGCTCGATTGGCTATTTACTGTCGGAAGAAAGCTTTTTAAAGGGCAGCACGGTAGTTAACTATTTGAAAGTGAGGGCCAGCTACGGCCTGACCGGTAACGCCGAAATCGGTAATTTCAATTCGCGGCGCTTCGTGTCGGCCCAGCCTTATGCCGACCAGTCGGGCATCGCGCCCGACGCCAACATCGGCAATCCGAACCTGAGCTGGGAAAATACCAAGCAGGTAGATTTAGGTCTGGAATTTGGTTTCCTGAACAACCGCATCTCGGGTGAGGTGGACGTGTACCAGAAAAACACGACCGGCTTGCTACTCAATCGCCAATTGCAGCTAACCAGCGGCTACACCACCATCACGGAGAACGTGGGGGCCCTGCGCAACAAGGGCCTAGAAATAGCCCTGAACGGGCGCATTTTGGATGGCAGCTTTAAATTGAGCGTGGGCGGCAACATATCGTTCAACCGCAACCTCATCACCGACCTGCCTACGCCCATCATCCCGACCGGCAACACAATCAGCCGGGTGCAGCAGGGCGAGCCGCTGGGCGTGTTTTATGCGAAGAAGTACGCCGGCGTGGACCCGACCAACGGCGACGCGCTTTATTATGCCGCCGATGGCACGACCACGAATAAATACGCGCTGGCTACCGTCCAAAAAGTAGGCGACCCGAACCCAAAATACACGGGCGGCGTGAACATCACCGCCAGCTTTAAAGGATTTGACCTGAGCGCCCTCGGTCAGTTTTCAGAGGGTGGCAGCATCTACAACGCGGCGGGCGTATACCAATCGGCCAACGCCGATTACCTCGATAACCAGACTACGGACCAACTCAACCGCTGGCAAAAAGCGGGCGACATTACCGAGGTGCCCCAGGCCCGCTACGGCGCAAGCAACGGCACTCAGACCTCGTCGCGCTGGGTTCAGGACGGCTCGTTCTTCCGCATCAAAAACGTTACGCTGGGCTACAACCTACCGGCCACCCTCGTGAAGCACGGCTACCTGCAAACCGTGCGCATCTACCTCACGGGCCAGAACCTGGCCACTTTCACTAAGTACACCGGCTACGATCCCGAGGTGAACACCTACGGCCTGGGTGCTGCCAACTACTTGTTGGGCCACGATTTTTACACCCCGCCGCTGAATAAGACTTATTTGCTGGGCGTGAATATTGGCTTTTAA